In Paenibacillus kyungheensis, the following are encoded in one genomic region:
- a CDS encoding discoidin domain-containing protein produces MKKKLLSAIMFLSFLVVGWSHSTYAATDTYTSLIPTMTTTTNSVGKASASSSYDGLPAWKAFDGKKSYSTKVPDAWTAWGTGSTTGWLAFEFNQATIVSKYTIYYGPSASNRNQPMDTSSPKNWTFEASNDNKTWVVLDTQSNISDWKDPTAKEVLLNNTLPYTFYRVNITANNGNTADSVKLTIHEMQLFGKDAPVMPKNLVATSDKATSSIGLTWDALQNATAYNVKRATTAGGPYETIAANVTEATYKDTKADKNQAYYYVVSAVLPTGESYDSNEVNAELTTGTTTPSGGRVLLVITMVNGLEKEYDLSGSEYAQFVSWYDAKANGTGPSRYTFNKTWNMGPFKARTENVVFDKIITFDANEY; encoded by the coding sequence ATGAAAAAGAAATTATTAAGTGCAATTATGTTTTTAAGTTTTTTAGTAGTAGGGTGGAGTCATTCTACATATGCAGCAACAGATACGTATACAAGTCTTATTCCTACAATGACTACAACTACTAATTCAGTTGGAAAAGCAAGTGCAAGTTCTAGCTATGATGGACTACCTGCTTGGAAAGCATTTGATGGTAAAAAATCGTATAGCACAAAAGTACCGGATGCTTGGACAGCTTGGGGAACAGGTTCAACTACTGGATGGTTAGCTTTTGAATTCAATCAAGCAACAATAGTATCAAAATATACTATTTATTATGGTCCTAGTGCGTCTAACCGTAATCAACCAATGGATACTAGTTCTCCGAAGAATTGGACATTCGAAGCTTCAAATGATAATAAAACTTGGGTTGTTTTAGATACTCAATCTAATATTTCTGATTGGAAAGATCCAACAGCTAAAGAAGTTTTGTTGAATAACACGTTACCGTATACATTTTATCGTGTGAATATTACTGCTAATAATGGTAATACGGCGGATAGTGTAAAGCTTACTATTCATGAAATGCAATTATTTGGAAAAGATGCTCCTGTAATGCCTAAAAATCTAGTAGCTACATCTGATAAAGCAACTTCTTCTATTGGCTTAACTTGGGATGCGTTGCAAAATGCTACAGCTTACAATGTAAAACGTGCTACTACTGCTGGTGGTCCATATGAGACTATTGCTGCTAATGTAACTGAAGCTACGTATAAAGATACTAAAGCAGATAAAAACCAAGCTTATTATTATGTAGTTTCGGCTGTTCTACCTACAGGCGAAAGCTATGACTCTAACGAAGTTAATGCAGAACTAACGACAGGAACAACTACGCCATCAGGTGGTCGTGTTCTATTGGTTATTACTATGGTTAACGGGTTAGAAAAAGAATATGATTTGAGTGGTTCTGAGTATGCTCAATTTGTATCTTGGTATGATGCTAAAGCAAATGGAACAGGTCCAAGTCGTTATACATTCAACAAAACATGGAATATGGGACCTTTCAAAGCAAGAACTGAAAATGTAGTATTTGATAAAATCATTACTTTTGATGCTAACGAATATTAA
- a CDS encoding glycosyltransferase family 2 protein: MSDAILLISIMSIWIAVFESIVIMWGAIRFMFKQNKIPMVIPENMDHFPNVTVIVPAHNEEIVIMSTVEHILKLNYPQDKVQIIIVADNCSDNTAARLRALKEQPAYADRDFTIMERTGSGGKSGALNDAMVISKGEWLCVYDADAAPEKNALLFLTQKAMEQPEKYGAVFGRNKARNRSQNFLSGCINLELVTIQRVHHTGMWELFGLGTIPGTNFIVRKDLMEEIGGWDPQAITEDTAISFEILTRGKLIALAPQAEAYQQEPELLSVYMKQRERWSKGNYSVVMDNIHHLFDKTSWRIKLHVMYYAASYFWFMIAIIVSDIIFLANIVYQIIELFNPAVVSPVQFVGDVYVYLVIGWALMYYIYVLQINMALATDIGQSNTRNFILSCVSYFTYSQLFLIISVKAFFSITYDRITGRESKWYKTKRFG, translated from the coding sequence ATGTCTGATGCTATTTTGCTCATCTCGATTATGAGTATATGGATTGCTGTATTCGAATCGATCGTCATTATGTGGGGCGCGATTCGGTTTATGTTCAAGCAGAATAAAATTCCGATGGTGATTCCTGAAAATATGGATCATTTCCCGAATGTAACAGTGATTGTACCTGCACATAATGAAGAAATCGTCATTATGTCTACCGTTGAGCATATTTTGAAGTTGAATTATCCTCAGGACAAAGTACAGATTATTATCGTAGCTGATAATTGTAGTGACAATACGGCTGCTCGTTTGCGAGCTTTGAAAGAACAACCTGCTTATGCTGATCGTGACTTTACTATTATGGAGCGTACGGGTAGTGGTGGTAAATCCGGTGCGTTAAATGATGCAATGGTGATCTCCAAAGGCGAATGGTTATGCGTGTATGATGCAGATGCCGCACCCGAGAAAAATGCACTTCTTTTTCTAACCCAAAAAGCAATGGAACAACCTGAAAAATACGGTGCTGTATTCGGTCGCAACAAAGCACGTAATCGCAGCCAGAACTTCTTATCCGGTTGTATCAATCTGGAACTTGTCACGATTCAGCGCGTGCATCATACAGGTATGTGGGAGTTATTCGGATTGGGTACGATTCCGGGCACGAACTTTATTGTGCGCAAAGACTTAATGGAAGAGATCGGTGGATGGGACCCGCAAGCCATAACAGAAGATACCGCGATTTCATTTGAAATTTTGACGCGTGGGAAGCTGATCGCATTAGCTCCTCAAGCCGAAGCGTATCAACAAGAACCGGAACTGCTCAGTGTGTATATGAAGCAACGGGAACGCTGGTCTAAAGGCAATTACAGTGTAGTGATGGACAATATTCATCATTTATTTGATAAAACAAGCTGGCGTATCAAGCTACATGTTATGTATTATGCAGCTAGTTATTTCTGGTTTATGATCGCTATTATTGTCTCGGATATTATTTTTTTAGCTAATATTGTGTATCAGATTATAGAGCTATTTAATCCTGCGGTCGTATCTCCTGTTCAATTTGTTGGAGACGTATATGTATATCTGGTTATTGGTTGGGCGCTTATGTATTACATCTATGTATTGCAGATTAATATGGCACTGGCAACAGATATCGGACAAAGTAATACACGTAACTTTATTTTATCGTGCGTCTCTTACTTTACGTATTCCCAATTGTTCCTGATTATCTCGGTCAAAGCATTCTTCTCGATTACGTATGATCGGATTACCGGTAGAGAAAGCAAATGGTACAAAACCAAGCGCTTTGGCTAA
- the greA gene encoding transcription elongation factor GreA, whose translation MAKEHEEIILTREGIKKLEDELEELKGPRRKELSQRLKLAISYGDLKENSEYHSAKDDQAFMETRVLILEKMLRNAQVVNADNLDLSKVSIGSTILLHDLEFGEDIEYQIVGPAEADVINNKLSYESPLGKALIGQKVGNTITFEAPMGTFKYKLLEIRIV comes from the coding sequence ATGGCTAAGGAACACGAAGAAATTATTTTGACCCGTGAAGGTATCAAAAAGCTGGAAGATGAGCTTGAAGAACTGAAAGGGCCACGCCGTAAAGAGTTATCGCAACGTTTGAAGCTTGCTATCAGTTACGGAGATTTGAAAGAGAATAGTGAATACCATTCAGCGAAGGACGATCAAGCTTTTATGGAGACACGCGTTCTTATTCTAGAAAAAATGCTACGTAATGCACAAGTGGTCAATGCAGATAACCTGGATCTTTCCAAAGTCAGTATTGGTTCTACTATACTCCTACATGATTTGGAGTTCGGTGAAGATATCGAATACCAGATTGTCGGACCTGCTGAAGCAGACGTTATTAACAACAAATTATCGTATGAAAGCCCACTAGGTAAAGCGTTGATCGGACAAAAAGTCGGTAACACGATTACTTTTGAAGCGCCTATGGGAACATTCAAGTATAAGCTGTTGGAAATTAGAATCGTATAA
- a CDS encoding GGDEF domain-containing protein, which translates to MRTSRKRKELSTNTSIINQMRLGYIILIVLAIAQEVLVFFNIYADGGYSLLEIALNIGAMVALLFGFVVSMGIAVVVIFIFIVTYFVWMVTYAPVNTLIFFELFLIPANILIAAFIKSTLIRNQRVSERLEDLRKRDPEIDLYTTLGNKKALEATVIKQSNLARRYSENYTFSMAMFKIEFLALVQESLGSQLYSQFLLELSETIQKQIRYEDYKFSIEEGRFIILCPMTDQQYLQLLTDRIKNAMMNIKFLDKKGKELKFVIRAGAFVFQKEQFSTYENIDGIISALERNTETDLIAEYI; encoded by the coding sequence ATGAGAACAAGTCGAAAACGTAAAGAATTAAGTACCAACACCAGCATTATTAATCAAATGCGTTTGGGTTATATCATTTTGATTGTGCTGGCGATCGCACAGGAAGTGCTTGTGTTTTTTAATATTTATGCAGATGGTGGCTATAGCTTATTAGAGATTGCTTTGAATATAGGCGCAATGGTTGCATTGTTGTTCGGGTTTGTCGTTTCGATGGGCATTGCTGTCGTGGTTATTTTTATATTTATAGTGACCTATTTTGTATGGATGGTGACATATGCGCCAGTCAATACACTGATCTTTTTTGAACTATTTTTGATCCCAGCTAATATTCTGATTGCTGCTTTTATCAAATCGACGTTGATTCGTAATCAAAGAGTTAGTGAACGATTAGAAGACTTGCGCAAGCGTGATCCTGAAATTGATTTGTATACGACATTAGGCAACAAAAAGGCGTTAGAAGCTACTGTTATCAAACAGTCTAACCTGGCTAGACGCTATTCCGAAAATTATACATTTTCGATGGCGATGTTCAAGATTGAATTTCTAGCACTGGTACAAGAATCGTTAGGTAGCCAGCTCTATTCGCAATTTCTGTTGGAGTTGTCCGAGACGATTCAAAAACAAATTCGGTATGAAGATTATAAGTTCTCGATTGAAGAGGGGCGTTTTATTATTTTGTGTCCTATGACCGATCAACAATATCTGCAATTGTTAACCGATCGTATCAAAAACGCTATGATGAATATCAAATTTTTAGATAAAAAAGGCAAAGAGTTGAAATTTGTCATTCGCGCAGGAGCATTCGTATTTCAAAAAGAACAATTCAGCACCTATGAGAATATTGATGGCATTATCTCTGCGCTAGAACGCAATACAGAAACCGATCTGATTGCAGAATATATTTAA
- a CDS encoding alpha-L-fucosidase, translating into MVISIEQAAHIYPSARQLAWQKLEFYSFIHFSMNTFTDREWGMGDESPALFNPEQLDAEQWVDACQAAGMKGLILTCKHHDGFCLWPSQYTDHSVENSPWRNGQGDLVKEVSEACRKAGLKFGIYLSPWDRHEPTYGDSEAYNDYFVHQLEELLTGYGELFSVWFDGACGEGKQGKKQVYDWDRYYAVIRRLQPQAVISICGPDVRWCGNEAGHTRSSEWSVVPASMQDNEKIQANSQTEDNGEFATLVRSDQDDLGSRHMIAETEHLIWYPAEVNTSIRPGWFYHSAEDDQVKTSTELMELYERIVGGNACFLLNIPPDRRGLIHEQDVYELQQLGEKIKNYYQYNLAEHALIQASDSDPEHPAPLAIDLAEETYWCTPYGTEQAEIELDLGTIQTFHRIVLMEHIESGQRIEFFTISYQDRHQKWIECYHGSIVGYKHICRFSDISAQHIRISIVESRYCPTLQSIEVY; encoded by the coding sequence ATGGTGATTTCGATTGAACAAGCGGCTCATATCTATCCATCAGCCAGACAATTAGCCTGGCAAAAGTTAGAATTTTATAGCTTTATTCATTTTTCGATGAATACATTTACCGATAGGGAATGGGGAATGGGTGATGAGTCACCTGCGTTATTTAATCCAGAGCAATTGGATGCAGAGCAATGGGTAGATGCTTGTCAGGCGGCAGGTATGAAAGGACTTATTCTAACGTGCAAGCATCATGATGGATTTTGCCTGTGGCCCAGTCAATATACAGATCATTCGGTAGAGAATAGTCCGTGGCGCAATGGACAAGGAGATCTGGTCAAAGAAGTATCCGAAGCTTGCCGCAAAGCAGGTCTGAAATTTGGGATTTACCTTTCTCCATGGGATCGTCATGAACCTACATATGGAGATTCTGAAGCCTACAACGATTATTTTGTACATCAGCTTGAAGAACTGTTAACTGGATATGGTGAATTATTTAGCGTATGGTTTGACGGGGCTTGTGGAGAAGGCAAACAAGGGAAAAAGCAAGTGTATGATTGGGATCGCTATTACGCGGTTATTCGCAGACTCCAACCACAAGCGGTGATTTCAATATGTGGCCCTGATGTACGCTGGTGTGGTAATGAAGCAGGGCATACCCGTTCTTCTGAATGGAGTGTTGTACCTGCAAGTATGCAGGATAACGAAAAGATACAAGCCAACTCGCAAACTGAAGATAATGGAGAATTTGCTACATTGGTGCGTTCGGATCAAGACGATTTAGGCAGTCGCCATATGATTGCCGAAACAGAGCATTTGATCTGGTATCCTGCGGAAGTTAATACATCGATTCGCCCGGGCTGGTTTTATCATTCGGCTGAAGATGATCAGGTCAAAACATCCACAGAACTTATGGAATTATATGAAAGAATAGTAGGCGGGAATGCTTGCTTTTTGCTAAATATACCGCCTGATCGTAGAGGATTAATTCATGAACAAGATGTGTATGAGTTGCAACAATTAGGAGAGAAAATAAAGAATTATTATCAATATAATCTAGCTGAACATGCTCTAATTCAAGCATCTGATTCAGATCCAGAGCATCCTGCTCCTCTCGCTATCGATCTCGCGGAAGAGACGTATTGGTGTACTCCCTATGGAACAGAGCAAGCTGAGATCGAACTGGATTTGGGAACAATCCAGACATTTCATCGAATCGTATTAATGGAACATATTGAGTCAGGGCAACGTATCGAGTTCTTTACGATTTCTTATCAGGATCGTCATCAAAAATGGATCGAATGTTATCATGGTTCCATTGTCGGATATAAGCATATTTGTCGTTTTTCAGATATTAGTGCACAGCATATTCGAATATCTATTGTCGAATCGCGTTATTGTCCAACATTACAATCGATAGAAGTGTATTAA
- a CDS encoding glycosyl hydrolase family 8, which yields MKRKKHHFPKKWILLMIGCIAVIVIIGGVYTYRSQPEASPTAAFITSHMVNENGTLASRLLPATSTDPDIVAGRESLSESLGLWMQYALLTDDSKSFEHSYTLLQQYFLDKDKHYIYWKLEPNGQSKVNTNALGDDLRIVGALLQASTQWKQPTYHTTAKQIVDTLLASDQQHGYLVDYHDFEHGYSADVLSLTYIDVPALEQMKQTNIITTQEYTKYTDLLHNTPNDGVFYPRTYSVATGKYNYDDTINLIDQLILAIHRSELGEPSDQLITFMKKEFEQNHKLAGRYKRADQTADVAYESPAVYGLAILLALQENDQQWADQLYAQMLTMRGWDQAYPGGYVFDGDTHIFDDLFPLLAETHLQKGSDTK from the coding sequence ATGAAAAGAAAGAAACATCATTTTCCGAAGAAATGGATATTACTTATGATAGGTTGTATCGCAGTTATTGTGATCATAGGCGGAGTGTATACATATCGTTCTCAACCAGAAGCCTCCCCTACAGCAGCGTTTATTACATCCCATATGGTCAATGAGAATGGGACGTTAGCGAGTCGTCTTTTACCCGCTACTTCGACAGATCCTGATATTGTAGCTGGCCGAGAATCATTATCTGAATCGCTAGGATTGTGGATGCAATATGCGCTACTAACCGATGACTCCAAAAGTTTTGAACACAGTTATACGTTGTTGCAACAGTATTTTTTGGATAAAGACAAGCATTATATTTACTGGAAATTAGAGCCGAATGGACAATCGAAAGTAAATACCAACGCACTTGGAGATGATCTACGTATCGTAGGCGCGCTGTTACAAGCATCTACCCAGTGGAAACAGCCTACTTATCATACAACTGCCAAGCAAATTGTCGATACGTTGCTTGCTTCAGATCAGCAACATGGTTATCTTGTCGATTATCATGATTTTGAACATGGATATTCCGCAGATGTACTCAGCCTAACATATATTGATGTGCCTGCTTTGGAACAGATGAAGCAGACCAACATCATCACCACTCAAGAGTACACGAAGTACACCGATCTACTTCACAATACGCCCAATGATGGAGTCTTTTACCCCAGAACATACAGCGTAGCTACAGGCAAATACAACTATGACGATACGATTAATCTGATAGATCAACTGATTTTAGCGATCCATCGGAGTGAATTAGGTGAGCCTTCCGATCAACTGATCACTTTTATGAAAAAAGAATTTGAGCAGAATCATAAGTTAGCCGGACGCTATAAGCGTGCTGATCAGACCGCAGATGTAGCATATGAATCGCCAGCAGTGTACGGACTTGCGATTTTGTTAGCTTTACAGGAGAACGATCAGCAGTGGGCAGACCAATTATATGCACAAATGCTAACGATGAGAGGATGGGATCAAGCTTATCCGGGAGGCTATGTATTTGATGGAGATACTCATATTTTTGATGATTTATTTCCTCTTTTAGCAGAGACACATTTGCAGAAAGGCAGTGACACGAAGTAA
- a CDS encoding GNAT family N-acetyltransferase, with the protein MLTFDYISSSYTGHLNNFQFGSFDENTIKEFLLTKALYFHELQTATTRLYFDEDQNLVGFFTLHNDLIELERNKVNEFGDKYGWELPNDEQYYFPAIKLHYFAIDKRYRGLGYGKHLMQEIIEIATDVTQQSGCNFITIEALPNSVEFYHKRGFKAVSQTSEFTIMVFKLGEIEKVFVEDQFEVDETTRIMMRDKLIIAKDQLGYTHLELANRVGVDEEVIENFEFSASAPDIKLIKRIAEALNIELAQLY; encoded by the coding sequence GTGCTAACTTTTGACTACATTTCTTCTAGTTATACTGGTCATTTAAACAATTTTCAATTTGGAAGTTTTGATGAGAATACGATAAAAGAGTTTTTATTAACCAAAGCATTATATTTTCATGAACTCCAAACAGCTACAACCCGATTATACTTTGATGAAGATCAAAATTTAGTCGGGTTCTTTACTTTACATAATGATTTAATTGAATTAGAAAGGAATAAGGTTAATGAATTTGGAGATAAATATGGTTGGGAATTACCTAATGATGAACAGTACTATTTCCCGGCTATTAAACTTCATTATTTTGCTATAGATAAAAGGTACCGAGGTCTAGGTTATGGTAAGCATCTAATGCAAGAAATTATCGAAATAGCTACAGATGTCACACAGCAAAGTGGATGCAATTTTATTACGATAGAGGCATTACCTAATTCAGTTGAGTTTTATCATAAAAGAGGATTTAAAGCGGTATCTCAAACATCAGAATTTACGATTATGGTTTTCAAACTTGGAGAAATAGAAAAAGTTTTTGTAGAAGATCAGTTTGAAGTGGATGAGACTACAAGAATAATGATGCGAGATAAATTAATCATTGCTAAAGATCAGTTAGGTTATACCCATTTAGAATTGGCTAATCGGGTCGGAGTAGATGAGGAAGTTATTGAAAACTTTGAATTTAGCGCTTCTGCTCCAGATATTAAATTAATTAAACGTATAGCAGAAGCATTAAATATAGAGTTGGCACAATTATATTAA
- a CDS encoding GNAT family N-acetyltransferase, producing MDIRLLTSEDAVSYRALRLRSLQENPEAFLVTYDSEVSKPIEDVQHKLQYSNSRFTLGAFDQDELVGMVTFIRESNVKTIHKGNIYAMYVSSEARGQKLGKALITELVQRARLFDGLEQIHLTVISNNSAAKQLYQSLGFIVYGFERNALKYEGQYWDEEFMVLDLTR from the coding sequence ATGGATATTAGGCTTTTGACTTCTGAAGATGCAGTATCCTATCGTGCACTTAGGTTAAGATCATTGCAAGAAAATCCCGAAGCTTTTTTAGTTACATATGATAGTGAAGTCTCCAAACCGATAGAAGATGTACAACATAAGCTTCAATATTCTAATAGTCGATTCACATTAGGTGCTTTTGATCAGGACGAGCTTGTAGGAATGGTAACTTTTATAAGAGAAAGTAATGTCAAAACGATACATAAAGGCAATATCTATGCGATGTACGTTTCGTCAGAAGCTAGAGGTCAAAAGCTAGGTAAAGCTTTGATCACAGAGTTAGTCCAAAGAGCACGTTTATTTGACGGGCTAGAGCAGATACATTTAACCGTTATATCTAATAATAGTGCAGCCAAGCAACTATATCAGAGTCTAGGATTTATCGTATATGGATTCGAACGCAATGCACTAAAGTATGAAGGTCAGTATTGGGATGAGGAATTTATGGTGTTAGATTTGACCCGTTGA
- a CDS encoding peptide MFS transporter: MSEVNKQQVVDSVPQKGFFGHPKGLFTLFFTEFWERFSYYGMRAILVFYMYYEVSKGGLGFDEATALAIMSIYGSLVYMSGIIGGWLADRVFGSSQAIFYGGVLIMIGHIVLAIPNSVPLLFVSMGLIVLGTGLLKPNVSNVVGELYGEKDNRRDSGFSIFYMSINLGGFISPLIVGGLQTSYGFHWGFATAAIGMFLGLVVFVLTKKKNLGLAGTVVGNPLSADEKKKTIKIFAISAVIIAIIVVLAIMMGWLTLKSFVTVVAILGILIPICYFVTMYRSQKTTDVERSRLLAYIPLFIAAVMFWSIQEQTSTVLATYADKRTQLDFMGIHIAPAWFQSLNPLFIIALSPVFAAIWLKLGNRQPIIPRKFSLGLLFAGLSFLVILIPSYFGGENSLVSPLWLVLSYFIIVVGELFLSPVGLSATTKLAPAAFSAQTMSLWFLSNAAAQAINAIIVQFYSPDTEMIYFGVIGGVSIALGVILFVMGPKIQSFMKGVL, encoded by the coding sequence GTGTCAGAAGTGAATAAGCAACAAGTAGTAGACAGCGTACCGCAAAAAGGATTCTTCGGTCATCCCAAAGGATTGTTCACTTTGTTTTTCACTGAATTCTGGGAGCGGTTCTCTTATTATGGAATGAGAGCGATTCTTGTATTCTACATGTACTATGAAGTATCTAAAGGTGGACTTGGATTCGATGAAGCGACAGCGCTTGCGATTATGTCGATTTACGGATCACTTGTCTATATGTCCGGTATTATTGGAGGATGGTTAGCTGACCGCGTGTTTGGCTCATCCCAAGCGATATTCTATGGCGGCGTCTTGATTATGATCGGGCATATTGTGCTCGCTATTCCTAACAGCGTACCGCTATTATTTGTATCGATGGGCTTGATTGTACTCGGTACAGGACTACTCAAACCGAACGTTTCTAATGTAGTTGGTGAATTGTATGGGGAAAAAGACAATCGCCGCGATTCTGGTTTTAGTATTTTCTATATGAGTATCAATCTAGGTGGATTTATCTCTCCTTTGATCGTCGGTGGATTGCAGACTAGTTATGGTTTCCACTGGGGTTTTGCTACAGCAGCGATCGGGATGTTTTTAGGGCTGGTTGTATTTGTATTAACGAAAAAGAAAAATCTAGGTCTAGCAGGTACTGTAGTAGGTAATCCACTATCTGCTGATGAGAAGAAAAAAACGATCAAAATTTTTGCAATCAGTGCGGTGATTATTGCGATTATCGTAGTACTGGCAATTATGATGGGTTGGTTAACGTTAAAATCATTTGTCACTGTAGTGGCTATACTGGGAATTTTGATTCCTATCTGTTACTTCGTTACGATGTATCGTAGCCAAAAAACAACAGATGTCGAACGTTCACGTCTGCTTGCTTATATTCCTTTATTTATAGCGGCTGTGATGTTCTGGTCTATTCAAGAACAGACGTCAACCGTACTGGCAACTTATGCAGATAAACGTACTCAATTGGACTTTATGGGTATTCATATTGCTCCTGCATGGTTCCAATCACTCAATCCGCTATTTATTATTGCGCTATCTCCTGTGTTTGCAGCGATCTGGCTCAAACTTGGAAATCGTCAACCGATTATTCCGCGCAAATTCTCTTTAGGATTGCTGTTTGCAGGGTTATCGTTCCTTGTTATTCTTATTCCTTCTTACTTCGGTGGTGAGAATTCGCTTGTAAGCCCGCTATGGCTTGTACTGAGCTATTTTATTATTGTAGTTGGAGAGTTATTCCTTTCTCCTGTTGGGCTGTCTGCAACAACCAAGCTCGCTCCTGCGGCTTTCTCTGCGCAAACGATGAGTCTATGGTTTTTATCTAATGCTGCGGCTCAAGCGATTAATGCGATTATTGTTCAATTTTATAGCCCCGATACCGAAATGATCTATTTCGGAGTGATCGGTGGTGTGTCTATCGCACTTGGTGTGATCCTGTTCGTGATGGGTCCCAAAATTCAAAGCTTTATGAAGGGTGTACTGTAA
- a CDS encoding TIGR00266 family protein has translation MKYDILYEGAFAMLKVHIEQGEAIKAESGAMVSMSPNVEIKGTMDGGLMGGLGRMLSGEKFFFQELRSTRGPAEVLLAPSSIGDVTAVELDGSYSLYVQKDGFLAGTEGIEVGTQMQNLKKGLFSGEGFFIIEIRGKGTVFLSSYGSIHAINLAHGEEVIVDNAHLVAWPGYMNYQIEKASKGWLSSVTSGEGIVCRFRGEGVVLIQSRNPAGFGNWIRQFIPSK, from the coding sequence ATGAAATATGACATTTTGTATGAAGGCGCGTTTGCCATGTTAAAGGTACATATAGAACAAGGAGAAGCGATCAAAGCTGAATCTGGCGCTATGGTCTCGATGTCTCCCAATGTAGAAATTAAAGGAACGATGGACGGCGGACTGATGGGTGGTCTGGGTCGTATGTTATCAGGAGAAAAATTCTTTTTTCAAGAGTTGCGTTCTACACGTGGCCCTGCGGAAGTGTTGTTAGCACCTTCCAGTATTGGCGATGTAACTGCTGTAGAATTAGATGGATCGTATAGTTTGTATGTTCAAAAAGATGGCTTTTTAGCAGGTACAGAAGGTATTGAAGTGGGTACACAAATGCAAAATCTGAAAAAAGGATTATTTTCAGGTGAAGGTTTCTTTATTATCGAAATTCGGGGTAAAGGAACTGTATTCTTGTCTTCTTATGGTTCGATTCATGCAATCAATCTAGCTCATGGTGAAGAAGTAATCGTCGATAATGCTCATCTGGTGGCATGGCCGGGATATATGAATTACCAGATTGAAAAAGCATCGAAAGGTTGGTTATCCAGTGTAACCAGTGGAGAGGGCATTGTGTGTCGCTTCCGGGGCGAAGGGGTTGTTTTGATTCAATCTCGTAATCCGGCTGGATTCGGTAATTGGATCAGACAGTTTATTCCGAGCAAGTAA
- a CDS encoding PhzF family phenazine biosynthesis protein: MRNIRVYHVDAFTDQPFTGNTAGVVLDAEQLTGEEMQQIAKELNLSESIFLLPSDQTGIDYKVRYFTPTDEIPFCGHATIGLTWLLATELGLSQQQDGVVLGTGAGAIPVVWHQEEGRVQRVEMTQITPQIKALPVDLQAISEMVGVPVDAIDPAYPIQLSHTGNWHLLIPVHSQQAIDQATPDLIALSKHNKEYQIATTHLFTFTPDAEDDYDLYTRDFAPAIGIAEDPVTGAANGALTGYLYLNHMIPQDQITQLKIAQGRAIGRPGFLYVQAIPNGEHPIIKVAGTAKITIRGTLDI, translated from the coding sequence GTGCGAAACATTAGAGTTTATCATGTCGATGCTTTTACAGATCAACCGTTTACAGGAAATACCGCAGGGGTCGTATTGGATGCAGAACAACTAACTGGAGAAGAAATGCAACAGATTGCAAAAGAACTTAATTTATCTGAATCTATCTTTTTACTTCCTTCGGATCAAACAGGTATCGATTATAAAGTCAGATATTTTACACCTACTGACGAAATTCCTTTTTGCGGACATGCTACTATCGGATTAACCTGGTTACTAGCTACAGAACTTGGACTATCTCAGCAACAAGATGGAGTCGTTCTAGGAACAGGAGCAGGTGCTATTCCAGTCGTCTGGCATCAAGAAGAAGGTCGTGTACAACGGGTTGAAATGACTCAGATCACTCCGCAAATCAAAGCGTTACCTGTAGACTTACAAGCAATTAGCGAAATGGTAGGCGTTCCTGTCGATGCGATAGATCCTGCTTACCCAATCCAATTATCCCATACTGGTAACTGGCATTTATTGATTCCTGTACATAGCCAGCAAGCTATAGACCAAGCAACACCTGACCTTATAGCACTAAGTAAGCACAATAAAGAATACCAGATTGCCACAACTCATCTATTTACGTTTACTCCGGATGCTGAGGACGATTATGATTTGTACACTCGTGATTTTGCACCCGCTATTGGAATCGCTGAAGATCCTGTAACAGGCGCAGCGAATGGTGCTTTGACCGGATATCTGTATCTCAATCATATGATTCCACAGGATCAGATAACACAGCTCAAAATTGCTCAAGGGCGTGCTATCGGTCGTCCTGGATTTCTATATGTACAAGCGATCCCAAATGGAGAACATCCAATTATCAAAGTAGCAGGTACTGCAAAGATTACGATTCGAGGCACATTAGATATCTAA